A window of the Pelagicoccus albus genome harbors these coding sequences:
- a CDS encoding PIG-L family deacetylase, with protein sequence MSETERKRILAVGAHPDDIEFGCGAILLKEASLGSHIGLLVCSLGEAGSNGTPEVREQECREASSLLEASLTFLDCGGDSKIEASRANALLIAKEIRRLRPDVVLAPTDTVNQHPDHVAISNVTRDAARLARYGGLEELKAFSPHAVESLFYYAITPGAAREGGTPFLVDVSPFVSAWEALMNCHASQMKTRNYLELQVSNSRTLGLQMGVTHGQALWPNDPVVIDSLNSAPPGARLF encoded by the coding sequence ATGTCGGAGACTGAAAGAAAGCGAATTTTAGCGGTGGGGGCGCATCCGGATGACATCGAGTTTGGATGTGGAGCAATCTTGCTGAAAGAAGCTTCGCTTGGCTCGCATATTGGTTTGCTGGTTTGCTCGCTGGGAGAGGCGGGGAGCAACGGGACTCCGGAAGTTCGCGAACAGGAATGCCGAGAGGCGTCCAGCTTGTTGGAAGCGTCGCTGACCTTTTTGGATTGCGGCGGCGACTCGAAAATTGAAGCGAGTAGGGCCAACGCCTTGCTGATCGCTAAAGAAATCCGACGGCTACGTCCGGACGTTGTATTGGCTCCGACGGATACGGTGAATCAACATCCCGATCACGTGGCTATTTCGAATGTCACCCGCGATGCCGCCCGTTTGGCCCGTTATGGAGGCTTGGAAGAGCTCAAAGCGTTTTCTCCCCATGCAGTGGAATCGCTCTTTTATTATGCGATCACTCCCGGTGCAGCTCGCGAAGGAGGAACCCCCTTCCTTGTTGATGTAAGCCCTTTTGTCTCTGCTTGGGAGGCGCTCATGAATTGCCATGCTAGCCAAATGAAGACCCGTAATTATCTAGAGCTGCAGGTTTCGAATTCACGCACTCTCGGACTTCAGATGGGAGTTACTCATGGGCAGGCCCTCTGGCCAAATGATCCGGTCGTGATCGATTCCTTGAATTCGGCCCCTCCCGGCGCGCGTCTATTCTAA